The region GCCAGCACCGACCTCAGCAGGCGGGCGTTCTCCTGGGGGTCGCTGGAGCAGACGGCTGTCAGGGGCACCGGATCCAGGCCGGCGTCCTGGGGCGTGACGCGATAGTGGCGGACGTCGCCCTGCATCACTTCCCAGACCAGAGTGGGCGCCGAGGGACTGACCTCGTCCAGACCATCGCTGCCATGGACTACCAGAGCACGGCGGGCGCCCAGTCGCTGGAGGGCCCGGGCCATCTTCTCGCCCACGTTGGCATCGGGCACCCCCAGCAACTGATGGCTGGCCCCGGCCGGATTGGTCAGAGGCCCCAACAGGTTGAAAACGGTGCGCACGCCGATTTCCCGTCGTGGGCCAGCCGCGTGCCGCATGGCTGGATGGAAGGCAGGGGCGAACATGAACCCTATGCCCACCTCTCGCACGCAGCGGGCCACCTGTTCCGGCCCCAGCTCGATACGGGCGCCCAGGGCCTCCAGCAGGTCGGCCGAGCCGCAACGGGAGGAGGCGGCGCGGTTGCCGTGCTTGGCCACTCTCGCCCCGGCTGCCGCTGCCACGATGGCGGCCGCAGTGGAGGCGTTGAAGGTGCCGCGGCCATCGCCACCGGTGCCGCAGGTGTCCAGCAGGGGCGGCTCCAGGGGCACCCTCAGGGCGAAGCGACGCATGACGCGGGCCATGCCCACCAGCTCGTCCACCGTTTCGTCCCGCAGGCGCATGGCCACGAGAAAGGCGCCCAGCTGGGCGGGAGTGGCTCGCCCCTCCATGATCTCGGTCATGACCTCGGCCGCCTCTTCTTCGGAAAGGTGGCGGCCCTCGTTCACCAGGGCAGCGATGGCCTCGCGGATCATAGCGACTCCAGGAAATTCTGAAGGATCTGCTTGCCCACCGGCGTGGCGATGGACTCGGGGTGGAACTGGACACCCTCCACGGGCAGTAGGCGGTGGCGCAGGCCCATCACCAGCCCCTTTTCGGTCCAGGCGGTCACCTCCAGCTCCTCGGGCAGCGAGTCGCGCTCGACCACCAGGGAGTGGTAGCGGACGGCGGGGAACGGGTCGGGAAGGCCCCGCAGCACTCCCCGGCCAGTGTGATAGATCAGGGAGGTCTTCCCGTGGACGATCTCGCCCGCGCCCACCACGCGCCCACCGAAGGCCTCGCCGATGCACTGGTGTCCCAGGCAGACGCCCAGGATGGGCACT is a window of Dehalococcoidia bacterium DNA encoding:
- the trpD gene encoding anthranilate phosphoribosyltransferase; this translates as MIREAIAALVNEGRHLSEEEAAEVMTEIMEGRATPAQLGAFLVAMRLRDETVDELVGMARVMRRFALRVPLEPPLLDTCGTGGDGRGTFNASTAAAIVAAAAGARVAKHGNRAASSRCGSADLLEALGARIELGPEQVARCVREVGIGFMFAPAFHPAMRHAAGPRREIGVRTVFNLLGPLTNPAGASHQLLGVPDANVGEKMARALQRLGARRALVVHGSDGLDEVSPSAPTLVWEVMQGDVRHYRVTPQDAGLDPVPLTAVCSSDPQENARLLRSVLA
- a CDS encoding aminodeoxychorismate/anthranilate synthase component II, translating into MILLIDNYDSFTYNLFQYLSELGAEVMVARNDRITIEDVAAMRPRGIVISPGPCTPREAGISVELVRRLAGEVPILGVCLGHQCIGEAFGGRVVGAGEIVHGKTSLIYHTGRGVLRGLPDPFPAVRYHSLVVERDSLPEELEVTAWTEKGLVMGLRHRLLPVEGVQFHPESIATPVGKQILQNFLESL